CGGCGCCGTCGGCCGCGCCCGTACGACGCTCGGCCTGGCGCGACTCCGGTCGCGGCACGCGGGGGCCGCTGCCGCACGGGCCAGGCGCGTGGCGCCGGTCAGGGCAGCCGCGCTAGCGAGGGCTCAGCGGTCGCGGGGGCAGTAGCGCCACGTCCTGCCGTC
This portion of the Streptosporangiales bacterium genome encodes:
- a CDS encoding acyl-CoA carboxylase subunit epsilon, which codes for MSAGAGEQPVLRVVRGDPSPEELVALVAVVTARSAPSAAPVRRSAWRDSGRGTRGPLPHGPGAWRRSGQPR